The bacterium genome has a segment encoding these proteins:
- a CDS encoding helix-turn-helix domain-containing protein: MCPVRYYQIMRNCKDKRAHRYQMVQFALKHGRKPAARAYNTSPCVVRKWITRLTEESYAGLADRSRRPHTSPRETPQEIKQHAIKLKKKYKRLGAEQIKALEDISLSPKTMRKIWREANVHSRRRIKKYKTKNNLREVKKQFALFGHAMEDTKDLNDIPEYWTRMTQLKLPRVQYTYREVSCGIQFLGFADERSLTHSTIFANYINYWLRKFNVLPANSIRQTDNGSEYCGSWQSKSPSAYTLAIESMPGQVHRTIFPGAHRMQADVETVHNLIEIEFYEIEPAKNRLNFMQKAYSYQLFFNLHRPNTYKENKTPWQLAREKVPDLDKRLLMIPPIDLDVAIRLDQSFSAQGGNDVLTVPYLGKRTSLLYIFKKGTP, encoded by the coding sequence ATGTGCCCAGTGCGATACTATCAAATTATGAGAAATTGTAAAGACAAAAGGGCTCACCGTTACCAGATGGTTCAGTTCGCCTTAAAGCATGGCCGTAAACCTGCTGCCAGAGCATACAATACAAGTCCCTGTGTCGTGCGTAAGTGGATAACACGCCTTACTGAAGAGAGTTATGCAGGTTTAGCAGACCGTTCGAGAAGACCCCATACTTCTCCAAGAGAAACACCGCAGGAAATTAAACAGCATGCTATAAAATTAAAAAAGAAATACAAACGGCTGGGGGCTGAACAAATAAAGGCGTTGGAAGATATCAGTCTGTCTCCTAAAACTATGCGTAAGATCTGGCGGGAAGCCAACGTCCATTCAAGAAGAAGGATTAAGAAGTATAAGACCAAGAATAACCTTCGCGAAGTTAAGAAACAGTTCGCTTTGTTTGGACACGCCATGGAAGATACTAAAGATTTAAACGATATCCCTGAATACTGGACTCGAATGACTCAGCTTAAACTGCCTAGAGTTCAGTATACTTATAGAGAAGTAAGCTGTGGTATCCAATTTTTAGGGTTTGCCGACGAAAGAAGCTTAACCCATTCCACCATATTCGCTAACTACATAAACTACTGGTTACGTAAATTTAACGTACTGCCTGCTAATTCCATAAGACAAACAGACAATGGATCGGAGTACTGCGGCAGCTGGCAGTCCAAATCTCCTTCTGCTTATACCTTGGCCATAGAATCTATGCCGGGACAAGTACACAGAACCATATTCCCCGGCGCTCATAGAATGCAGGCTGATGTTGAAACTGTCCATAATCTCATTGAAATAGAATTCTATGAGATAGAACCTGCCAAAAATCGGTTAAACTTTATGCAAAAAGCTTACTCTTACCAGCTATTCTTTAATCTCCATAGACCCAATACTTACAAAGAGAATAAAACGCCATGGCAGTTGGCTAGAGAGAAAGTGCCTGATTTGGATAAGCGCTTGCTTATGATTCCGCCTATTGACCTTGATGTAGCCATCAGATTAGATCAGTCCTTTTCTGCCCAGGGGGGTAATGATGTGTTGACCGTTCCCTATTTGGGCAAAAGAACATCTCTTTTGTATATCTTTAAGAAAGGTACTCCTTGA
- the pta gene encoding phosphate acetyltransferase, whose product MNLIEEIRNKAKSDRKRIVLPESQDIRVIQAASILEKEKIADPILLGKRENIIKAAKHAGINIENVKVIDPEQKVTDEDIELFYDMRKHKGISKEDACTLIKQPLLYAALMVRKDMADGSVAGAVNTTANTLRAAIWLIGPANGIKVVSSCFVMIVPDCVYGEHGVFIYADAGIVPNPTSEELASIAIASAKTARMFIKSEPKVAMLSFSTKGSASHELIDKVIKATELAKKMCPDLQIDGELQADAAIVPEIAKRKSSQSNVAGKANVLIFPNLEAGNISYKLTQYLAKAQALGPLLQGLQKPAHDLSRGCSVADIVNISAIAAIQAHSA is encoded by the coding sequence ATGAATTTAATAGAAGAAATCAGAAATAAAGCAAAGTCTGACAGGAAAAGGATAGTCTTGCCTGAGTCACAGGATATAAGAGTAATACAAGCTGCATCCATACTGGAAAAGGAGAAGATTGCTGACCCTATACTATTAGGAAAAAGAGAGAATATAATTAAAGCAGCAAAACATGCCGGTATAAATATAGAAAACGTGAAAGTAATTGATCCAGAACAAAAAGTAACAGATGAAGACATTGAATTGTTTTATGATATGAGGAAACATAAAGGCATAAGTAAGGAAGATGCCTGTACACTAATTAAGCAGCCTCTATTATACGCTGCTTTGATGGTGAGAAAAGACATGGCTGATGGTTCAGTAGCAGGGGCAGTAAATACTACTGCAAATACACTGCGCGCTGCAATATGGCTAATAGGCCCTGCAAATGGTATAAAAGTAGTCTCAAGCTGCTTTGTTATGATTGTTCCGGACTGCGTTTATGGAGAGCATGGTGTTTTTATATACGCTGATGCAGGTATTGTGCCAAATCCAACATCTGAAGAGCTTGCTAGTATTGCCATAGCATCTGCAAAAACAGCCCGCATGTTCATAAAATCTGAGCCAAAGGTTGCTATGCTCTCATTCTCAACAAAGGGAAGCGCATCTCATGAGCTTATTGATAAAGTAATAAAAGCTACTGAGCTTGCAAAAAAAATGTGTCCTGATTTGCAAATTGACGGAGAGCTACAAGCAGATGCTGCTATTGTTCCTGAAATTGCAAAAAGAAAGTCTTCTCAAAGCAATGTTGCAGGAAAAGCAAATGTACTAATATTTCCAAATTTAGAAGCAGGTAATATATCGTACAAATTAACTCAGTACTTAGCAAAAGCACAAGCATTAGGTCCTCTGCTACAGGGACTTCAGAAACCAGCACACGATTTATCTAGAGGATGTAGTGTAGCAGATATTGTTAACATATCTGCCATTGCAGCTATACAAGCCCACTCTGCCTAG
- the rpmF gene encoding 50S ribosomal protein L32, translated as MALPKRKFSKSRRDKKRTHKKLSLPAMATCSHCSQTKSPHRVCPHCGYYNGKKVVEIKKAS; from the coding sequence GTGGCACTTCCAAAAAGGAAATTTTCAAAGTCGAGACGGGATAAAAAACGCACGCATAAAAAGTTATCATTACCTGCAATGGCTACATGTTCACATTGCAGTCAGACCAAATCTCCACACAGAGTTTGTCCTCATTGTGGGTACTATAATGGTAAAAAAGTAGTCGAAATTAAGAAGGCTTCATAA